The following are encoded in a window of Spodoptera frugiperda isolate SF20-4 chromosome 3, AGI-APGP_CSIRO_Sfru_2.0, whole genome shotgun sequence genomic DNA:
- the LOC118274112 gene encoding serine/threonine-protein phosphatase 6 regulatory ankyrin repeat subunit A: MASENRTRIQQNDLLLHEAVIKNEPDAVREALQRPTDVNCRNNYGRAPIHWAASRGNVEIINLLIESKCDIEAADKFGMRPLLMAAWHGHLEAVKTLVGAGACLAATNKKQNDLLQCACSRGSLDVAEYAISLGAKVQTSDAAGDAPLALASRAGHTSLVELLLQRGSYIDAVNKVGRTALHVACEGGHSSTAAFLISKGASKEARDNSGRTPLHLAAVHRHTELVRVLLEAECHVDAVDNNGVTALQMACAQGCRGIAEHLLAFGANVHMQNNVGSSALHAACAADATDIVELLLAHGADPALTDQWSQSPVSVAGGAAESPPEGFRRAARGSFSAILDLLTATANLEIPHQEQSDGSLSPRADDKSRGHSPAPSEGVEHDSER, encoded by the exons ATGGCTTCAGAGAACCGCACTCGTATTCAGCAAAATGACTTGCTACTCCATGAAGCGGTGATCAAAAACGAGCCAGATGCTGTACGCGAAGCACTGCAGCGACCAACCGATGTCAACTGTAGAAATAAT taTGGAAGAGCTCCAATACACTGGGCAGCCAGCAGAGGTAATGTGGAGATAATAAATCTACTCATCGAATCCAAATGTGACATCGAGGCCGCTGATAAG TTCGGAATGCGACCGCTGTTGATGGCGGCATGGCATGGCCATCTAGAGGCGGTGAAAACTCTTGTTGGTGCGGGAGCCTGTCTTGCTGCTACTAACAAA AAACAAAACGATCTCCTGCAATGCGCGTGCTCCCGCGGTTCATTGGACGTAGCAGAGTATGCCATATCTCTAGGAGCCAAGGTCCAAACTTCGGATGCGGCTGGTGATGCGCCCCTCGCCTTGGCCTCCAGAGCTGGGCATACCTCATTGGTGGAACTTCTCCTACAGAGAGGTTCTTATATCGATGCTGTTAACAAG GTAGGCCGCACAGCACTGCATGTGGCTTGCGAAGGTGGACACTCCTCGACTGCTGCGTTCCTAATATCCAAAGGTGCCTCCAAAGAGGCGCGAGACAACTCAGGTCGAACACCTCTGCACCTGGCGGCCGTACATCGACATACTGAACTCGTGAGAGTGCTACTTGAGGCCGAATGTCATGTGGATGCTGTAGACAAC aatgGAGTAACTGCGTTGCAAATGGCTTGTGCACAAGGCTGTCGAGGTATTGCTGAACACTTGTTGGCATTTGGTGCAAACGTTCATATGCAAAACAAT GTTGGGTCGTCAGCACTGCACGCAGCTTGCGCAGCCGATGCTACGGATATCGTGGAATTACTCCTTGCACATGGAGCAGATCCTGCACTAACAGACCAG TGGTCTCAATCCCCGGTGAGCGTGGCCGGTGGAGCAGCAGAGTCTCCTCCTGAGGGGTTCCGAAGAGCGGCGAGAGGATCCTTCTCAGCTATCCTGGATCTACTGACAGCTACCGCGAACTTGGAGATACCACACCAG GAGCAGTCTGATGGCTCTCTGTCCCCGCGGGCCGATGACAAATCCAGAGGCCATTCACCCGCACCGAGTGAAG GGGTGGAGCACGACAGTGAGAGGTGA